The Cognaticolwellia beringensis genome segment TATCGCCGTTAAAGATGTTTACGCTGCTGGGCGTCTCGATAGAGATAGTGAAGGACTGCTATTATTAACCAATGATGGCAAACTTCAGCACAAACTCGCCAACCCAAGTCAAAAAACCGATAAAACCTATTGGGCGCAAGTTGAAGGAGCAGCCACAGAAGCTGATATTGCCCCACTGCGAGCAGGTGTGGAATTAAAAGATGGCCTTACTAAACCCGCTAAAGTCGATATTATGGCTGAGCCTAACATTTGGCCAAGAATTCCAGCAATAAGAGAGCGCGCAGCAATTCCAACCACATGGTTAAAAATAACCATACAGGAAGGAAAAAATCGCCAAGTAAGAAGAATGACTGCTCACATTGGCTTTCCAACCCTGAGGTTGATCCGTTATAGCATCGGTCAATGGACTTTAGAGGGTATTAATAATGGGGAATATAAAAGAATAAATCATGGATAATCTACTAACAAACCCACACGGCAGTGCACAGTTTAAACCCAATACAACCGTAGCGGTTGTTGTCGCCTGCCAAGATAAATTCCTGCTAGTTGAAGAATTAGAACATGGTAAAACAGTGTATAACCAACCCGCAGGACATTTGGAGGCGGGTGAAAACTTAATTGCCGCCGCGATGCGCGAATTACAGGAAGAAACGGGATTAACCGCCTCACCAGATCATCTTTGCGGTATTTACTATTATTATCGACAATCGTTAAACCTTCATTATTTACGTTTTTGTTTTGTTATTGAACTCGAGTCATTTTCAATTTGCCAACCACAAGATGAGGAAATTATTGCTTGTCATTGGTTAACGCTGTCAGAAATTAAAGCAAAATCAGCACAATTACGCAGTTCATTAGTGTTGGAATGTATTGAAGATTACCTCAGCGGTAAAAAAATTGAGTTAAGTCTCTTAAAATCTAATCTTTAATCTATCATCGCGCTAAATGACCATGCTATAATTTCGCGCCATTTTCCATTGAAATATAGTTGTCATGACCTCGAACGAACATGTAAATGCAAACTCAATCGCCCCAAAAGATAAATTACCACAAGAGACTAAAGTCATTGTTGGTATGTCGGGTGGTGTAGATTCTTCTGTTTCTGCTTATTTATTAATTGAACAAGGCTATCAAGTCGAAGGCTTGTTCATGAAAAACTGGGAAGAAGATGACAATGACGAGTATTGCGCTGCCGCAGAAGATTTAGCTGATGCGCAAAGTGTTTGTGAGAAATTAGGCATAAAACTTCATACGATTAATTTCGCTACTGAATACTGGGACAATGTTTTCGAATATTTTCTCGCAGAATATAAAGCAGGTAGAACGCCTAATCCTGACATTATGTGTAATAAAGAAATTAAATTTAAGGCCTTTCTTGAATTTGCTTGTGAAGACTTAGGTGCTGACTACATTGCTACCGGTCATTACGTACAGCGCAAATTTAACCAGGGTAAATGGCAGATGCACCGTGGTTTAGACAGTAACAAAGACCAAAGCTATTTTCTTTATACTTTGAGTCACGAGCAAGTGGGTAGAACGCTTTTTCCTGTTGGCCATATTGAAAAACCTGAAGTGAGAGCTATTGCTGAAAAAGCCGATTTAATCACTCATAACAAAAAAGATAGTACCGGCATTTGTTTTATTGGTGAGCGAAAATTTAAAGACTTTCTCGGCAAATATTTACCGGCTCAACCCGGTGTAATAGAAACGCCTGAAGGCGAAGCTATTGGTGAACATGATGGTTTAATGTACCACACGCTAGGTCAACGTAAAGGTTTGCGTATTGGTGGTCTTGCCAATGCAGGTGAAGCACCTTGGTATGTTGTTGACAAAGATCTTAAGCGTAACGTGTTAATCGTAGGACAAGGCCATAACCACCCTCGCCTATTCTCTAAAGGTTTAGTGGCAAATCAATTACATTTAGTTGACCGGGTAGAGCTAACAGCACCGATTAGCTGTACGGTAAAAACTCGTTACCGACAAGAAGATGTCGCTTGTAATCTTTCACCGATGGCCAATGGTGAATATTTAGTTATGTTTTCTGAGCCTCAAAGCTCAGTAACACCCGGACAATCTGTGGTGTTTTATCAAGATAATATTTGCCTTGGCGGCGGTATTATCAATTCCCTTATTCGTTAATGTAAGGCATACATGAATAATTTAGAAAAACAAACAATTACCATGGCAGCAATATGCCAAGCCTCTGTTTTAGTGCAAAAAGTTGCCCGAACAGGCACAGTAGATGAGTCTGAGCTCGCTATTATGCTAAACAGTATTATGGTGACTTCACCTAATAATATTTTAGAGGTTTATAGTAATGATATTGCGCACTTAGCATCGGGGTTAAATGCCTTAATTGAACAATTAGGCAATCAAACCAAGAAAAAAGATCCAGAGCTAACACGTTATGTCGTCGGTTTATTAGGCTTAGAGCGACGTTTAGCTAATAAAAAAAATCAATTATCGCTGCTCGGTGACCGTATCGAACAAAGCCAACGTCAATTGGCCCATTACGATATTACTAGTGACACCCTTATTGCTAGTTTAGCCAGCATTTACAGTGATCTACTCAGCCCTATCGGCACACCGATACAAGTTGCTGGTGAGCCAAGTTTACTTAAACAACAAAGCAATCAACATAAAATCCGTGCTTTATTACTAGCAGGTATTCGCTCAAGCGTTTTATGGCGTCAAGTTGGCGGAAAACGTAGAAATATATTATTTGGTCGCACAAAGATGGTTGCGTGTGCTCAACAATTACTTAAAGAAATTTAAATATAACTTCAGGAATTTACTATGGAACTTTCAGCATTAAGTGCGATATCACCGGTTGACGGTCGTTATGGCAGTAAAGTTAAATCATTACGCCCTATTTTCAGCGAATTTGGCTTAATTAAATACCGTGTAACGGTTGAAGTACGTTGGTTACAAAAGTTAGCCGCGACTGCAGAAATAGCAGAAGTACCGCCGTTTTCTGCACAAGCTAATGCACTTTTAGATGCGATTGTTAGTGATTTTTCAGAAGCCGATGCTCAAAGTATTAAAGATATTGAAGCAACAACCAACCATGATGTAAAAGCGGTTGAGTATTTTCTTAAGGATAAAATTAGCGGCAATGCTGAGTTAAATGCTATTACCGAATTTATTCACTTTGCTTGTACTTCAGAAGATATCAACAACCTTTCACACGGTCTAATGTTATCTGATTGTCGTGAACATGTGTTAATGCCAATGATTGACGATATTCTTGGCGACATAAAAGCACTGGCAGTCGAGTATAAGCACATTCCTATGATGTGTCGTACTCACGGTCAACCGGCTTCTCCTAGTACACTAGGTAAAGAAATGGCGAACGTTTATATTCGTTTAAAACGTCAACGCGAACAAATTGCCCAAATTGAAATATTAGGAAAAATTAACGGTGCTGTCGGTAACTACAATGCCCATTATTCCGCTTACCCTGAAGTAGACTGGCACAACTTTGCTAATGAGTTTGTTAACTCGTTAGGTTTACGTTTAAATGCTTTTACCACTCAAATTGAACCGCATGATTATATTGCAGAGCTATTCGACGCTATTGCTCGCTTTAATACCATATTAATTGATTTCGATCGTGATATTTGGGGCTATATAGCCATGGGACATTTCAAGCAAAAAACCATTGCGGGTGAAATTGGTTCATCAACGATGCCACATAAAGTTAACCCAATTGACTTTGAAAACTCTGAAGGTAATTTAGGCATTGCGAATGCTTTATTTACCCATTTAGCCCAGAAATTACCTATTTCTCGCTGGCAACGTGACTTAACGGACTCTACAGTTTTACGTAATTTAGGTGTCGGTTTCGCACATGCATTAATTGCCTATCAAGCGACACGTAAAGGTATCAGTAAACTGCAAGTAAATGAAGCTAACTTAGCCGCTGAACTTGACTCAAACTGGGAAGTACTCGCCGAGCCAATCCAAACGGTCATGCGTCGTTACGGTATCGAAAAGCCTTATGAGAAACTAAAAGAATTAACCCGTGGCAAGCGTGTTAATGGTGATTCAATGCGTGAATTTATTATGACCTTAGAATTACCAGAAGCGGCTAAAGCACAACTGTGTGAAATGACACCGGCTTCATATATTGGCCGTGCTGTAGAGTTTATTGACGAGCTAGACTAGTCAAATACTCACACTGAGTTTTGCTGATAAAAAAGGGATCCATTAGGCTCCCTTTTTATTATTTAAATGTTGCTACAATACTGAGATTATAAGGTTTCACCATGAATATAGATTCGTTGAATTGGGGAGATTTAAGCCCCGAAATATTTCTTGCACAATACTGGCAAAAAAAACCGTTATTGATCAAACAAGCTTTTACTAATTTTGAAGACTCAATAACAGCAGATGAGCTTGCAGGATTGGCCATGGAAGGTGAAATAGAGTCTCGTATTGTTAGTGTAAATAGCAAAGCAGAATGGCAAGTAGATCACGGACCTTTTGAGGATTTTTCTCAATATGGCGAAACCGACTGGACTCTATTAGTGCAAGCGGTAAACAACTGGTCAAGACCA includes the following:
- a CDS encoding pseudouridine synthase, which codes for MTINKNQSLTRKYKRKPTKVRPVGFQPEIVLFNKPFDVLCQFTDDQNRKTLKDFIAVKDVYAAGRLDRDSEGLLLLTNDGKLQHKLANPSQKTDKTYWAQVEGAATEADIAPLRAGVELKDGLTKPAKVDIMAEPNIWPRIPAIRERAAIPTTWLKITIQEGKNRQVRRMTAHIGFPTLRLIRYSIGQWTLEGINNGEYKRINHG
- a CDS encoding NUDIX hydrolase, with protein sequence MDNLLTNPHGSAQFKPNTTVAVVVACQDKFLLVEELEHGKTVYNQPAGHLEAGENLIAAAMRELQEETGLTASPDHLCGIYYYYRQSLNLHYLRFCFVIELESFSICQPQDEEIIACHWLTLSEIKAKSAQLRSSLVLECIEDYLSGKKIELSLLKSNL
- the mnmA gene encoding tRNA 2-thiouridine(34) synthase MnmA; the protein is MTSNEHVNANSIAPKDKLPQETKVIVGMSGGVDSSVSAYLLIEQGYQVEGLFMKNWEEDDNDEYCAAAEDLADAQSVCEKLGIKLHTINFATEYWDNVFEYFLAEYKAGRTPNPDIMCNKEIKFKAFLEFACEDLGADYIATGHYVQRKFNQGKWQMHRGLDSNKDQSYFLYTLSHEQVGRTLFPVGHIEKPEVRAIAEKADLITHNKKDSTGICFIGERKFKDFLGKYLPAQPGVIETPEGEAIGEHDGLMYHTLGQRKGLRIGGLANAGEAPWYVVDKDLKRNVLIVGQGHNHPRLFSKGLVANQLHLVDRVELTAPISCTVKTRYRQEDVACNLSPMANGEYLVMFSEPQSSVTPGQSVVFYQDNICLGGGIINSLIR
- the hflD gene encoding high frequency lysogenization protein HflD, translating into MNNLEKQTITMAAICQASVLVQKVARTGTVDESELAIMLNSIMVTSPNNILEVYSNDIAHLASGLNALIEQLGNQTKKKDPELTRYVVGLLGLERRLANKKNQLSLLGDRIEQSQRQLAHYDITSDTLIASLASIYSDLLSPIGTPIQVAGEPSLLKQQSNQHKIRALLLAGIRSSVLWRQVGGKRRNILFGRTKMVACAQQLLKEI
- the purB gene encoding adenylosuccinate lyase; protein product: MELSALSAISPVDGRYGSKVKSLRPIFSEFGLIKYRVTVEVRWLQKLAATAEIAEVPPFSAQANALLDAIVSDFSEADAQSIKDIEATTNHDVKAVEYFLKDKISGNAELNAITEFIHFACTSEDINNLSHGLMLSDCREHVLMPMIDDILGDIKALAVEYKHIPMMCRTHGQPASPSTLGKEMANVYIRLKRQREQIAQIEILGKINGAVGNYNAHYSAYPEVDWHNFANEFVNSLGLRLNAFTTQIEPHDYIAELFDAIARFNTILIDFDRDIWGYIAMGHFKQKTIAGEIGSSTMPHKVNPIDFENSEGNLGIANALFTHLAQKLPISRWQRDLTDSTVLRNLGVGFAHALIAYQATRKGISKLQVNEANLAAELDSNWEVLAEPIQTVMRRYGIEKPYEKLKELTRGKRVNGDSMREFIMTLELPEAAKAQLCEMTPASYIGRAVEFIDELD